A DNA window from Gorilla gorilla gorilla isolate KB3781 chromosome 6, NHGRI_mGorGor1-v2.1_pri, whole genome shotgun sequence contains the following coding sequences:
- the LOC134758809 gene encoding uncharacterized protein, translating into MGERSPSGRSAGGAFAAGTEGRRGPACGARATSSDWLGRVRVTQWAERGGAGALSVARLAAGRERGPEPEARARGPGLCLRKGGLRWKTTLGLSRASAGRAQAPLEPTRGRGRHRLRRKWESHGVPVPLSQGGFRRGTGPRCAFAAALREAFSPAGAAPQAGLEPRLPSRATPAAGVGLLVKARPPHSRGGKEPHDGRLRMQRSPGRAPWPRLHPPRQFGKLSGRIRGASGTGTRTRRRTLMGRRGHPELGTKSRGHSQSPRARVHRLAPER; encoded by the exons ATGGGCGAGCGGTCGCCGTCGGGGCGCTCCGCGGGAGGCGCCTTCGCTGCTGGCA CTGAGGGGCGGAGGGGGCCGGCGTGTGGGGCGCGCGCCACGAGCTCTGATTGGCTCGGCCGGGTGCGCGTCACGCAGTGGGCggagcggggcggggcgggggcgctTTCCGTTGCGCGCCTGGCGGCCGGGCGGGAGCGTGGGCCGGAGCCTGAGGCGAGAGCGCGAGGTCCCGGGCTCTGCCTCAGGAAAGGAGGCCTGAGGTGGAAAACGACGTTGGGGCTCTCGAGAGCCTCGGCTGGCCGTGCCCAGGCGCCCCTCGAACCCACCCGAGGACGTGGGCGTCACAGGCTGAGGAGAAAGTGGGAATCCCACGGTGTCCCGGTGCCCCTTTCTCAGGGTGGCTTCCGGCGCGGCACGGGGCCTCGCTGCGCGTTTGCCGCCGCCCTCAGGGAGGCGTTTTCTCCAGCAGGAGCAGCCCCCCAGGCGGGACTCGAACCCCGACTGCCATCGCGAGCCACCCCCGCGGCAGGCGTGGGCCTTCTCGTCAAGGCCCGGCCACCTCACTCTCGAGGCGGGAAGGAGCCGCACGACGGCCGCCTCCGGATGCAACGGTCTCCGGGACGCGCTCCATGGCCCCGCCTCCACCCCCCGCGCCAATTCGGAAAACTCTCGGGAAGAATCCGCGGGGCCTCGGGGACCGGGACCAGGACCAGGCGCCGGACGCTGATGGGAAGGAGGGGACACCCGGAGTTAGGGACAAAATCACGAGGCCACTCGCAGAGCCCTCGCGCGCGAGTTCATCGACTGGCCCCTGAGCGCTGA